The following nucleotide sequence is from Alteromonas sp. V450.
CGCGTTAAAACTGCTACCTACAATTGCTTGGGACTCTACTATTGCGCAACAGTGGAAACCAGGCGAAGAGGGGGCAGCCGATAATCTTGAGCAGTTCATTGATAACGCCGCCCGCTCTTACAAAGACGATCGTGACATCCCATCTATCAAAGGTACCTCCCGCTTGTCACCACATTTACACTTTGGCGAGGTTTCCCCTAATCAAGTGTGGTTTGCCATAAAGGGGAAGTTTGGCAACACCGAAGATAAAAGTATTGATACTTATTTGAGTGAGCTCGGTTGGCGAGAGTTTAGCTATTATTTACTGTTCCATTTCCCAACACTTCCAAATAAAAACTTCAACGACAAGTTCGACAAGTTTCCGTGGCGCCAAAGTGCAAAAGACTTAAACGCTTGGCAAACAGGAAAAACGGGTATTCCGATTGTTGACGCCGGCATGCGTGAATTGTGGCAAACAGGCTACATGCACAACAGAGTTCGAATGATTGTGGGCTCATTTTTAGTTAAGAACTTATTAATAAGCTGGCATGAAGGAGAGAGATGGTTTTGGGACACGCTGTTAGATGCTGATTTGGCAAGCAATAGCGCTAGCTGGCAATGGGTTGCTGGTTCAGGCGCTGACGCAGCGCCATATTTTCGAATATTCAATCCACTTCTACAGGGTGAAAAGTTTGATAAGAAAGGCAGTTATGTTCGTAAGTATTGCCCGGAACTGGAAAAACTATCAGACAAATATATTCATAAGCCATGGGAAGCACCTAACGCAATATTAAAAGACGCTAACATTGAGCTTGGAAAAGATTATCCAAAGCCAATTGTGGATTTAAAAGCATCACGTCAGCGTGCACTGGATGCTTTTCAACAGATAAAAGAGTAGGGTATGGCAACACTGATTTTAGTTTTAGGCGACCAGCTTACCGAGACGTTGCCCGCTATTGCCGATGCTGTGAAAAGCGAAGATACCATTTTAATGGCCGAAGTTCGTGAGGAAGCGACTTACGTAAAACATCATAAAAAGAAGATAGCGTTTTTATTTAGTGCTATGCGTCATTTTGCCAAAGCACTAAAAAATAAAAGCTTTAACGTTCGCTACGTTGAATATTTAGACAGCGATAATAAAGGAGACTTACTCGCCCAAGTTAAACACGAAATTAGTGAAAACGATTATGATGCCGTAAAGGTAACCATACCGGGGGAGTACCGCTTGCTGAAAAGTATGGAGCAATGGGAAAATGTGCTCGGCCTTCCCGTCACGTTATGCGATGACAATCGCTTTCTATCTACGCCGCAAGAATTTTCAGACTGGGCAGAAGGTAAAAAACAGCTTCGTATGGAGTTCTTTTACCGTGAAATGCGTCGCAAGCATAACGTACTTATGGACGGAAAAAACCCTATTGGTGGAAAGTGGAATTACGATGCTCAAAATCGAGAGTCGATGCCAGAAAACCACAAGGTACCAAAGCACACGACGTTCAGCACTGATGACATTACGTCAGATGTTATTGAGCTAGTAAAACGAGAATTCGCTGATCATTTTGGTGACTTGAATGACTTCCATTTTGCTGTAACGCGAGAACACGCGCTTAGCGTTTTGAACACTTTCATTGAAGAAAGGCTGCCGAATTTTGGCCAATACCAAGACGCAATGGTAGAAGGCAAGCCTTGGCTTTATCACTCTCACATCGCGTTCTACTTGAATTGTGGCCTACTTACTCCTAAAGAAGCAATTCAAGCAGCGGA
It contains:
- a CDS encoding deoxyribodipyrimidine photo-lyase, translated to MTVPVSIMWFRQDLRVKDNPALNAACDMGKIIPIYILDETTPDGRKKGGASKWWLHHSLSALNERLNGHLQIFVGDPQQIIFQLMEDFDAKAVFWNRCYEPWQVNRDKALKKSLVNEGYEVKSFNGSLLWEPMKVLKKDGTPYRVFTPYYRKGCLQIEEPRYPKSPPARITYADVENKGKGLDALKLLPTIAWDSTIAQQWKPGEEGAADNLEQFIDNAARSYKDDRDIPSIKGTSRLSPHLHFGEVSPNQVWFAIKGKFGNTEDKSIDTYLSELGWREFSYYLLFHFPTLPNKNFNDKFDKFPWRQSAKDLNAWQTGKTGIPIVDAGMRELWQTGYMHNRVRMIVGSFLVKNLLISWHEGERWFWDTLLDADLASNSASWQWVAGSGADAAPYFRIFNPLLQGEKFDKKGSYVRKYCPELEKLSDKYIHKPWEAPNAILKDANIELGKDYPKPIVDLKASRQRALDAFQQIKE
- a CDS encoding cryptochrome/photolyase family protein encodes the protein MATLILVLGDQLTETLPAIADAVKSEDTILMAEVREEATYVKHHKKKIAFLFSAMRHFAKALKNKSFNVRYVEYLDSDNKGDLLAQVKHEISENDYDAVKVTIPGEYRLLKSMEQWENVLGLPVTLCDDNRFLSTPQEFSDWAEGKKQLRMEFFYREMRRKHNVLMDGKNPIGGKWNYDAQNRESMPENHKVPKHTTFSTDDITSDVIELVKREFADHFGDLNDFHFAVTREHALSVLNTFIEERLPNFGQYQDAMVEGKPWLYHSHIAFYLNCGLLTPKEAIQAAEHAYHAGQVPLNSAEGFIRQILGWREYVRGFYWHFMPNLKTDNYFNNSRALPSFFWDAQTNMNCMRQCIKETQQNAYAHHIQRLMVIGNFSLLTELSPDEVQAWYLLVYADAYEWVELPNVAGMILYSDGGNLASKPYVASGSYINKMSNYCKNCGYQVSKKTGPKACPFNYLYWHFIDKHREKLSNNHRMAMIYKTYGRMKEENIEAMKQDATIFLTKLSKNEEV